In Styela clava chromosome 6, kaStyClav1.hap1.2, whole genome shotgun sequence, the genomic window atagatgatatccacattgcgcgacgttccggatcttttgaaaacagtggaatataactgaagatccatttcgttgtctatacgtacagccaacggaacaatacgaaataaccatttacAACAGCCAAACacaacggaaacgtataatccgacttgcaactgacagaaGCCAGCTGGACGTTTTcgttttttgccgtccagtaaacaaagtcacccCGTGCAAGTCCTTTATACTGTCGGAACTACTGGTATTCAGTAGTTGTACCTCATTTAGTTACTTTTTTTTATACTAACCTGCATCAGCTAGGTGTCGCTGTTTGAAGACCTCTctaggtccctcgcgactccggtTACACAATTAACAAGATCAGTATTCTATATGCTTATTTTtttgtgttgacaaataaaGGAATGATAGATTGAGATAGTGGGAAGCGATCAAGAGCGAAGTTGAGTTGGATTGAAATCACTATTTTTTTAATAGGTGCTGTCTCAGTGATGTGCACGGGTGTCGAGCCCCCAAGAAAAATTTTCCAACCAAATTATTGTCTCCGATATTCAAGCAAAGACCTGAGCAAATATCCTGGGATTTGATTTCCAAACTTTGCATTAAAGTGTACGATTTTACTATGGTAGTAAAAAACACGAATTACGCggtgaaacaaataaaaaccgtttttttttgttcacagcCTTTTACCTAGATTTCCTGTTAGCTATTGACATATTGAGAAAATCACcattaattattttgaattttcagttttgtaaaaatgGGGGAATTTACCCAAAAGTTTATGTGATACAAAACAGCCTATAACTTTCATCATAACATAGGTAGGTgctattttttagtttttgtttattttcctggAGGCAAGTTTTGTAAAAATGGGGGAATTTACCCAAAAGTTTATGTGATACAAAACAGCCTATAACTTTCATCATAACATAGGTAGGTgctattttttagtttttgtttattttcctggAGGCAAGTTTTGAATGCACCATTGATATCTATATTTGACTGGGACCAGTTGTTGAGTCACATTTAATGTCACCTGTACTGCCGAAAAATTTAGTTCTTTTTCTTCTGGAATTTCTTCAGAAAGAATGGATGTTGCTTCTGTCACATTCTAAATATCCTCTTTTTGACGCTATTCTGAAACTTAGGTAGCCTGCCTCAAACGACTGGCGTTTTTTGTTGAAAGTTCTAGCCGGAGTGTTAATAATGTCTTGGTTATATGTTAAGTTTTACACCCAAGATATTATAGAATAAGGGTTCAACTGAATATGCTTGCACTTCTTTATTACACCAGCATTACACACAACATAAGATGTTTACAGCAACAGAACATACTAGCGAGTGACGCAAGTGCGACACGTTAGCACAAGACAGATAGCACAATCAATTATTAGGGACGTTACTCGACAAGGCATTGTTAGCCATCATCAACATCCCTCTTTGTTTAagataaatttcataaattattttcaaattcagaatAGGAAATATTCACCTTTACCTATTACACAATTCATGACCACTACAATTAAGACACATAAATGAGCAATAATATTTAACACTCAAAATCAAGTTATAGTCATTACTGAGTCACATAGTCTTTCATCCAAATAGGAGGTTTACGATTTCGACGAGGTCTGGTTGGAACATCATTCGAAATCAGAGGTCGAGAATTGTCATTGGCAACCGGAAGGTTGTTCGGCTTATAGTCAGACAAGAATGGAATACTTGGTTCATATTTTTCGATATTACAACTTTCATCAGGACGGATATGAACACGATTTCGTCTGTATGTAACACCATTCTTCGATTTGACAATGTAAGATCGTGTAGCAATTCGTTTCACAATAGTTCCTCTATTCCATCCCTTTCGTTCTGGATGTTGAAAATATACAGCTTTGCCCAAATTAAGTTCTCGCATTGGTCTTGTAGATTTGTCATAACTCTTCTTCACGCTGTGCTTTCGACGCAGGCGTTTCGAGTCACAATTTTCGTTTGGTTTCGTAATTGTAGGTATAATCGATCTGGTTGATCGACCAAATAGCATCTTTGACGGACTGCTGTTCAAATCTTGACGCGGCGTATTTCTTATTTCTATAAGAGCTAGAAATTGATCTTCATTCGCGTTTGCAGTCCTTTTCAGCatattcttgaaaattttcacGGACGATTCAGCTTTTCCATTCGCTTGTTGATGTCCAGGTGAAGAGGTAACGTGCTGAATTCTCCAATCTCTAATGAATTTCTCGAATTCCGACGAGTTGAGATTTCTCCCACAGTCTGAGATTAACATCTTTGGAATACCATGTCGAGCAAAATGGCGTTTCAGACATATGATGATTTGATTCGTAGTTGTCGTCGTCATCACATCAACTTCGaagaaacttgaaaaataatcaaCCGTGATTAGATAATTTTTCCCTTTATACTCACATAAATCAATTCCAACTTTTTCCCAAGGAACACTTCCTTCGTTGTGTTGCAATAATGGTTCTTTCTGATTATTTGGTTTCGTCTGCTGACAAGAAAACAATTGTTAGCAATTTGCTCAATCTCTTTGGACATACCAATCCAAAAGACAGTTTCACGAGCACGGCGCATCATACTTGCATAACCTAAATGAGAAAAATGAAGTTGTTGCTTCATTTCGTTACGCATAGATTTTGGGATCCATATACGTTCAcccttcaaaataatatcatctTGATAACTCAATGTATCTCTTATTGAAAAATGTGGTTTTACACAGTCAAGTCATACTTATGCTCGGGCCATCCATGTTTTATATATCTCAGCAACTTCATCGATTCATCATCTTTCATCATAGCTTGCTTTACATCTTCAATTCTTTCATCTGGAATTTGCTCTAAAGCGTCTACTTtcaaaatatgtggaaaatgttTAGAATTTTCGATAAAATTTCTGCTGAGGGTATCAGCAATTAATAAGGATTTCCCAGGCATATATTTGAATTGGATATTATATCTGTTCAATCACATCATAAGAGTTTGTAAACGTCTGGGCGCTTGACTTAATGGTTCGCTCAAAATTGTTTCAAGAGGTTTATGATCGTTGTGAATTATAACTTTGCGACCATAGGTATATTGATTAAATCGTTCAAGTCCAAATACAACAGATAAAgtttctttttcaatctgaGCCCAATTTCTTTCAGATTTTGACAAACCACGGGATGCATATTCGATAGGCTTCTCATTCTGCATTAAAACAGCACCAAGACCATCTTTGCTGCTATCAACTTGTAGAACTAGGTCAAGGTTAGGGTCGTAATAAGCTAATACGGGCGATTTCGTAATTTTACGTTTGACCAATTTAAAAGCTTTCTCACACTTTTCGTCCCATAGCCATTCAAcactttttattttagtaaGATTTCGAATTGGCTCTAGATCACTGGCAAGATTAGGCAAAAATCTGGATAAATATTGAATCATGCCACAAAATCGTTTCACATCACTGACATCTTTTAACGATGACATTTTCACTATGGCCTCTGTCTTAGCAGGATCTGGCTCTATCCCACTTGTTGTAATCTTATGGCCCATAAAAGTTATTTCTTCTTTCCTAATTCTTGCTTTGGTATCAtttaatttgatgtttttagatcGGCACCTGATTTGGAGATTTCTTGTGTTCTCTCTCAAACCCGCTTCCTCTTCAGATTTCGTGTCTCCACATCCAATTACTATGATGTCATCTGCAATCGTTATAACACCTTTCAATCTGAACAATGCTTCATTTAAACGTTTCTGAAATATTTCGCTGCTCACATTCAAACCAAATGGGAGTCTAGCCCATCTGTAACGAGAAAAAGGTGTGATCATTGTCGTTAACTTACTCGATTCTTCTTCTAATATTACGTGCCAATATGCTTCTTTTACATCAAACTTGGTAAACACTTTTGCATTGCGTAGCTTATGCAATACATCATCAAGAACAGGTAATCTGTAGTGTTCTCGTTTCAACGCGGCATTTAAAGGTTGAGGGTCAATACATATTCGAAGCTTTTTGTTAGGTTTCTCAGTCACAGCCATTTGACTAACCCAATCGGTAGGTTCATCCACCGGTATTAAGATTCCCCTTTTCACCAGGTTATCTAATTCTGATTTAACTCTATCTTGGAGAGCTATTGGGATTTTTCTACAAGGTAAAACTCTAGGTTGAAAATCAGAATCAACTTTTAATTTCGCTATTCCCAAGTTTCCCAAAGTTTGCGGTAGGTCaacatttgcaataaatttatcGCTGTTTATTGTAATCAAACCCATTTCTTGTATTGTCATTAACCCCAAAAGACAGTTGAAATTATTCTTGACAACAGTAAATCTTACCTCTGCGACTTCATCATTTCGAGGATATTTTACCTTTGAAATTGCCTCACCAAGTGGTTTCATTTTCGTTTTATTCCACATCACAAGATTGTCAGTAGTTGGTCTAATTTGGTCTTTCCGCACATATTTCTCGCATATTGTGTTGACATCTGCAGCACTATCAATTTGAAATCTGACTTCATAATTGTTGACTTCCATCAGAGCAGTAATTCTTGAACTGTTGACGTTATTTATATTCTGGACACGTTGATGACCTTCAAGCGTTTCTTCATTTTGGTCATGTTCCTTCATTTGTCGAACATAGCTTGCGTTTCTACACTTTACTCGGAAATGATTTCTACCATTGAACGAATGACAAGTTTTTCCATAGGCAGGACAAAAGGATATCCCGAACTTGTGTCTGCGTCCACAAAATTTACATTCTTGGTATGCATTTGGAATACGCTTGTTTTTCGAAGCTCTGTTCGTATTTCGGTATTGTCTATTTTTAGTCGacaaaattcgttgctcgctttCTGAAGATGCACGGATCTCCGTCGCTTGCTTTTCTGACATTTCATATGTTTGGCAAATCTTTATGGCTTTTGACATATTGAGATCAGTCTCCCGCAGCAGAATTTCTTGTAATTTACCGCTTACTGAAAATACGATTTTATCTCTGATCATTCGGTCTTTGTTTTCGAAATTACAGGAATCGGCTTTACTACGGAGTTCAACGAGAAATGTATCAAAATTGTCTTTGTACTGTATATTGAAAAAACGAAAAGTCTCTATCACCTCATTCTTCCGAGGATTACAGTGTTCAGCCATTTTCTGTAGTAGAACTTTAGGGTCATTTTCGTCCTCTGTATCACTGTATACAAAGTGTTCGGCAGCTTCAATCATTTGAGCACCTGCGCAATATAAGATTATTGCCTTCTGTTCTTCCTTTGACTTGCTAGTAGAACCGCTGGCTAGCATGAAAATATCAATCTGTCTCTTCCATTTCTTAAATGtttctgataaattttcatCATGCAGATCAAGAGTCGACGGTAAGCGAATTTCAGATACCGCTGCCACCATGTTAATAATGTTAAGTTTTACACCCAAGATATTATAGAATAAGGGTTCAACTGAATACGCTTACACTTCTTTATTACACCAGCATTACACACAACATAAGATGTTTACAGCAACAGAACATACTAGCGAGTGACGTAACTGCGACACGTTAGCACAAGACAGATAGCACAATCAATTATTAGGGACGTTACTCGACAAGGCATTATTAGCCATCATCAACACTGAGTTTGAAAGCCTAATTTTTTGCAgtgaaaacaaatattcactTATTTTGGCAGCTCAGTACATATGTAAgctaaattaataaaataacaaatatctTTAGTTTGTTTCGAAGCGTGACTAATTCAAGAGACCTATCTATAATTGGAGATTTTGAATGGTAGAATTTCTGATGGGTCGGTCTACAAAGCGA contains:
- the LOC120339406 gene encoding uncharacterized protein LOC120339406; translation: MPGKSLLIADTLSRNFIENSKHFPHILKVDALEQIPDERIEDTKPNNQKEPLLQHNEGSVPWEKVGIDLCEYKGKNYLITVDYFSSFFEVDVMTTTTTNQIIICLKRHFARHGIPKMLISDCGRNLNSSEFEKFIRDWRIQHVTSSPGHQQANGKAESSVKIFKNMLKRTANANEDQFLALIEIRNTPRQDLNSSPSKMLFGRSTRSIIPTITKPNENCDSKRLRRKHSVKKSYDKSTRPMRELNLGKAVYFQHPERKGWNRGTIVKRIATRSYIVKSKNGVTYRRNRVHIRPDESCNIEKYEPSIPFLSDYKPNNLPVANDNSRPLISNDVPTRPRRNRKPPIWMKDYVTQ
- the LOC144424432 gene encoding uncharacterized protein LOC144424432, yielding MVAAVSEIRLPSTLDLHDENLSETFKKWKRQIDIFMLASGSTSKSKEEQKAIILYCAGAQMIEAAEHFVYSDTEDENDPKVLLQKMAEHCNPRKNEVIETFRFFNIQYKDNFDTFLVELRSKADSCNFENKDRMIRDKIVFSVSGKLQEILLRETDLNMSKAIKICQTYEMSEKQATEIRASSESEQRILSTKNRQYRNTNRASKNKRIPNAYQECKFCGRRHKFGISFCPAYGKTCHSFNGRNHFRVKCRNASYVRQMKEHDQNEETLEGHQRVQNINNVNSSRITALMEVNNYEVRFQIDSAADVNTICEKYVRKDQIRPTTDNLVMWNKTKMKPLGEAISKVKYPRNDEVAEVRFTVVKNNFNCLLGLMTIQEMGLITINSDKFIANVDLPQTLGNLGIAKLKVDSDFQPRVLPCRKIPIALQDRVKSELDNLVKRGILIPVDEPTDWVSQMAVTEKPNKKLRICIDPQPLNAALKREHYRLPVLDDVLHKLRNAKVFTKFDVKEAYWHVILEEESSKLTTMITPFSRYRWARLPFGLNVSSEIFQKRLNEALFRLKGVITIADDIIVIGCGDTKSEEEAGLRENTRNLQIRCRSKNIKLNDTKARIRKEEITFMGHKITTSGIEPDPAKTEAIVKMSSLKDVSDVKRFCGMIQYLSRFLPNLASDLEPIRNLTKIKSVEWLWDEKCEKAFKLVKRKITKSPVLAYYDPNLDLVLQVDSSKDGLGAVLMQNEKPIEYASRGLSKSERNWAQIEKETLSVVFGLERFNQYTYGRKVIIHNDHKPLETILSEPLSQAPRRLQTLMM